A window of the Hevea brasiliensis isolate MT/VB/25A 57/8 chromosome 6, ASM3005281v1, whole genome shotgun sequence genome harbors these coding sequences:
- the LOC110667146 gene encoding uncharacterized protein LOC110667146, whose translation MARVKQVTTKPRKFMGDAMKAAASSEKEREEGTEVENSNKETETVAEQIRKRKGKGIAGSEPSEKKKKMEKAPASKPLVQQNIFEPRYIKWDSFSDLPYEFEDLFTFQGWMEFSELNEYYYPYLIQEFYGSMKEVVKGESFSVRVKKKSQIVDVDFLASVLNLPNDGNRIGTFKDSRKLEGYDEKAFQLSIFPEGTPENEMTNISLVPQNFRILQSFIRYLLNPRSGSHSYANSLDLCIMWHLVNKIRFNLPFFIFKVIAKSSKHRRLPYAMPLTLIFQAMGVDLSKEKKFSNPIPIKEIFKADDGRKRSKKEDKTQEEETKIEIESESESNSETESDIPLSKLKARSSKIDEGESSKKKEKMKLKMSDFVKISKANLDMMKEIKEMSGLTLSILEKSHELQKGIMAEHNAKMDMLINRLDRQEWFMKKMAQMLFGESFGKFGDFGSYPQGTAGPSNAKAAGPSGVKISEVEEEEEEHVEAAEKVQEESKIAEVEEVEKNDEKEKSAEEASEAEQEPDKEKSRESSSSHTKSNSCSDNGKSEDRNGSRQEEEKEEQSQDPSSKQPNTVPTVSQLVPESTISLPMQYGPRRTNTQARKSVLPIPPKIQVTIPEKEPPKKKKQAKLVDPTHLRRSGRILSSKEKS comes from the coding sequence ATGGCAAGGGTAAAACAAGTGACTACCAAACCTCGAAAATTCATGGGTGATGCTATGAAAGCTGCTGCCAGTTCCGAAAAGGAAAGAGAAGAAGGAACTGAAGTTGAGAACAGTAATAAAGAAACAGAGACAGTGGCAGaacaaataagaaaaagaaagggaaaggGTATTGCTGGGTCAGAGCCTTctgagaaaaagaagaaaatggaaaaggCCCCTGCTTCGAAACCTCTTGTGCAACAAAATATTTTCGAACCAAGGTACATTAAATGGGATTCATTTTCTGACTTGCCTTATGAATTTGAAGATTTATTTACTTTTCAAGGCTGGATGGAATTTTCTGAGTTGAATGAATATTATTATCCTTATTTGATTCAAGAATTTTATGGaagtatgaaagaagttgttaaaggaGAAAGTTTTAGTGTGAGAGTTAAGAAGAAAAGTCAGATTGTTGATGTTGATTTCTTAGCCTCTGTTTTAAACCTACCAAATGATGGAAATAGGATTGGAACCTTCAAAGATTCTAGGAAGCTTGAAGGATATGATGAGAAGGCATTTCAATTATCAATTTTTCCGGAGGGTACAcctgaaaatgaaatgaccaaTATCAGTTTAGTGCCTCAAAATTTTAGGATTCTACAATCCTTCATTCGATATTTGCTCAATCCTAGAAGTGGTAGTCACTCATATGCAAATAGCCTTGATTTATGCATTATGTGGCACTTGGTTAACAAAATCAGATTTAATttgccattttttatttttaaagtgaTTGCTAAGTCTAGTAAGCATAGAAGGTTGCCATATGCTATGCCTTTGACTCTTATATTTCAAGCTATGGGAGTTGATTTGAGCAAAGAAAAGAAGTTTAGCAATCCTATCCCCATTAAGGAGATATTCAAGGCTGATGATGGTAGGAAAAGGAGTAAGAAAGAAGACAAAACACAAGAAGAAGAGACTAAAATTGAGATTGAATCTGAATCAGAATCAAATTCTGAAACAGAATCGGACATCCCACTAAGCAAGTTGAAAGCGAGAAGTTCTAAGATTGATGAAGGGGAAAGCtctaagaagaaagagaaaatgaagctgaAAATGTCAGATTTTGTGAAAATCAGTAAAGCAAATCTGGACATGATgaaggaaatcaaagaaatgagTGGACTGACCTTGAGTATTTTAGAAAAATCTCATGAATTGCAGAAGGGAATTATGGCTGAGCACAATGCAAAGATGGATATGTTGATTAATAGATTGGATAGACAAGAATGGTTCATGAAGAAGATGGCTCAAATGCTGTTTGGTGAATCTTTTGGAAAGTTTGGAGATTTTGGAAGCTACCCACAGGGTACTGCTGGTCCTAGCAATGCAAAGGCTGCTGGACCAAGTGGAGTAAAAATTtctgaagtggaagaagaagaagaggagcatGTAGAAGCTGCTGAAAAGGTACAAGAAGAAAGTAAGATAGCTGAGGTTGAAGAAGTAGAGAAAAATGATGAGAAGGAAAAATCTGCAGAAGAGGCATCAGAAGCAGAACAAGAACCTGACAAAGAGAAATCAAGAGAATCCTCCTCATCTCATACTAAAAGCAACAGCTGCAGTGACAATGGAAAAAGTGAAGACAGAAATGGTTCAAGACAAGAAGAGGAGAAGGAAGAGCAGTCACAAGACCCATCCTCTAAACAACCAAACACTGTTCCTACTGTCTCTCAACTAGTACCTGAATCAACCATCTCTTTACCCATGCAATACGGACCTAGAAGAACCAACACACAAGCCAGAAAATCAGTTCTACCCATTCCTCCAAAAATCCAAGTAACCATACCTGAAAAAGAACCCCCAAAGAAGAAGAAACAAGCCAAACTCGTTGATCCCACTCACCTTAGGAGAAGTGGCAGAATTCTTAGCAGCAAAGAAAAATCTTGA
- the LOC131180832 gene encoding translocase of chloroplast 120, chloroplastic-like, whose amino-acid sequence MENGVASVGGPQLGEEKNVENQVSGDKVEERVLVGSDRLKDFEDEVFEEAVDSPEGIDSPEGIDSPEQLQDLGAKSEFGVCVKTVGDSSSLVVDENSNMENEAETFEEAVGALVEAGDLEDLAAVVGGERSKDLVGGDSVDKIDEGGTTSEVVCHELNGEKEVSEIGGDGGNEVSMGAVGVKCSHEVGLSREILSEDGKMEELKKDELGTVYHNTGGSVGVVQLQEDNGDALNDNVPKVDTECHQVEKSGELKGDDTVRASGNGVPESEQLMDNSTNLDMGLQGGSNGDVKDTSVPVDSGHHEEIHDLNANSAVPHTVEATAAPEILNLLSEKFVNESNEDIRDCVATSATLREEYNKTEPPCADEKVNGVGKESNVIEEPKNKVEKDHEEKKRTQGNGEREIPTPEKLASLSEKSTGPAPTPVRPAGLGRAAPLLEPAPRAVQQQQQQRVNGTASQVQSQQIEDPTNGEGDEYNETREKLQMIRVKFLRLAHRLGQTPHNVVVAQVLYRLGLAEQLRGRNGGRVGAFSFDRASAMAEQLEAAGQEPLDFSCTIMVLGKTGVGKSATINSIFDEVKFGTDAFQLGTKKVQDVVGTVQGIKVRVIDTPGLLPSGSDQRQNEKILNSVKYFIKRTPPDIVLYLDRLDMQSRDFGDMPLLRTITDIFGPSIWFNAIVVLTHAASAPPDGPNGTASSYDMFVTQRSHVVQQAIRQAAGDMRLMNPVSLVENHSACRTNRAGQRVLPNGQVWKPHLLLLSFASKILAEANALLKLQDSPPGKPFATRSRAPPLPFLLSSLLQSRPQVKLPEEQFGDEDGIDDDLEESSDSEDESEYDDLPPFKSLTKAQVAKLTRAQKKAYFDELEYREKLLMRKQLKEEKNRRKMAKKMAAAAKDLPSDYSENAEEESGGAASVPVPMPDLALPASFDSDNPTHRYRYLDTSNHWLVRPVLETHGWDHDVGYEGINVERLFVVKDKIPLSFSGQVTKDKKDANVQMELASSIKHGDGKSTSLGFDMQTVGKDLAYTLRSEAKFCNYKKNKATAGLSVTLLGDALSAGLKVEDKLIVNKRFRMVLSGGAMTGRGDVAYGGSLEAQLRDKDYPLGRSLSTLGLSVMDWHGDLAVGCNIQSQVPIGRSTNLIARGNLNNRGAGQISIRINSSDQLQIALIGLLPLLKKLFDYPQQMQFGQ is encoded by the coding sequence ATGGAAAATGGGGTTGCGAGCGTTGGTGGGCCCCAATTGGGAGAGGAAAAAAATGTGGAAAATCAGGTTTCTGGGGATAAGGTAGAGGAGAGGGTTTTGGTGGGGTCTGATAGGTTGAAAGATTTTGAAGATGAGGTTTTTGAGGAGGCAGTTGATTCACCAGAGGGAATTGATTCACCAGAGGGAATTGATTCACCAGAGCAGTTGCAGGACCTGGGAGCAAAATCTGAATTTGGTGTCTGTGTTAAGACTGTGGGTGATTCCAGTTCACTTGTGGTGGATGAGAACTCAAATATGGAAAATGAAGCGGAGACATTTGAGGAGGCAGTTGGTGCTCTTGTTGAGGCTGGGGACCTTGAGGATTTGGCTGCAGTGGTTGGTGGAGAAAGGTCGAAGGATTTGGTTGGTGGTGATAGTGTTGATAAGATTGATGAGGGTGGGACTACTAGTGAAGTGGTTTGCCATGAATTGAATGGAGAAAAGGAGGTCTCTGAGATTGGTGGAGATGGAGGAAATGAGGTTTCGATGGGTGCAGTTGGGGTGAAATGTAGTCATGAGGTTGGATTGAGCAGGGAGATTCTGTCTGAGGATGGTAAGATGGAGGAACTGAAGAAGGATGAATTGGGTACTGTATATCACAACACTGGAGGATCTGTTGGTGTAGTCCAGCTTCAAGAGGATAATGGTGATGCTTTGAATGATAATGTACCTAAAGTTGACACTGAATGTCATCAGGTTGAGAAAAGTGGAGAATTGAAAGGTGATGATACTGTCCGTGCTTCTGGGAATGGGGTTCCTGAGAGTGAACAATTGATGGATAATTCAACAAATTTGGACATGGGGCTCCAAGGTGGTAGCAATGGAGATGTGAAAGACACCTCTGTTCCAGTGGATTCTGGGCATCATGAGGAAATTCATGACCTGAATGCTAATTCAGCTGTCCCACATACAGTTGAAGCAACAGCAGCACCAGAAATTTTGAACTTACTCTCAGAGAAGTTTGTGAATGAGAGTAATGAGGATATTCGAGATTGTGTAGCTACTTCAGCAACTCTTAGAGAAGAGTATAACAAAACTGAACCACCTTGTGCTGATGAAAAAGTTAATGGTGTTGGCAAAGAGAGTAATGTGATTGAGGAGCCAAAAAATAAAGTGGAAAAAGATcatgaagagaagaaaagaactcAAGGAAATGGTGAACGAGAAATTCCAACTCCAGAAAAGCTTGCCTCGCTGTCTGAAAAATCCACTGGTCCTGCTCCTACGCCTGTTCGTCCAGCGGGCCTTGGGCGTGCCGCCCCACTACTGGAACCTGCACCTAGGGCagtgcagcagcagcagcagcaacgtGTTAATGGAACTGCGTCTCAGGTGCAATCCCAACAGATTGAAGACCCTACCAATGGGGAGGGTGATGAGTACAATGAGACTCGTGAAAAACTGCAGATGATTAGGGTGAAATTTTTGCGGCTTGCCCATAGGCTAGGGCAGACTCCACATAATGTTGTTGTAGCACAGGTTCTCTACAGGCTGGGATTAGCTGAACAGCTGCGAGGGAGAAATGGGGGCCGTGTTGGTGCCTTCAGTTTTGATCGTGCAAGTGCCATGGCTGAGCAGCTTGAGGCAGCTGGGCAGGAACCCCTTGATTTCTCTTGTACAATTATGGTTCTTGGGAAGACAGGAGTTGGTAAAAGTGCAACCATCAATTCAATATTTGATGAAGTAAAGTTTGGCACTGATGCTTTTCAATTAGGTACAAAAAAAGTTCAGGATGTTGTTGGCACTGTTCAAGGGATTAAGGTACGGGTCATAGATACACCAGGTCTCCTACCTTCTGGGTCTGACCAGCGCCAGAATGAAAAGATTCTTAACTCTGTTAAGTACTTTATCAAGAGAACTCCTCCAGACATTGTTTTGTATCTGGATAGGTTAGACATGCAGAGCAGGGATTTTGGTGATATGCCTCTCTTACGCACCATCACTGATATATTTGGTCCATCCATATGGTTTAATGCAATTGTGGTCCTGACTCATGCAGCGTCTGCTCCACCTGATGGGCCAAATGGTACTGCTTCAAGTTATGACATGTTTGTCACTCAACGTTCTCATGTTGTTCAACAAGCAATCCGTCAGGCAGCTGGTGATATGCGGCTTATGAATCCAGTTTCATTAGTAGAGAACCACTCAGCATGCAGGACAAATAGGGCTGGGCAGAGGGTGTTGCCAAATGGCCAGGTTTGGAAACCTCATTTGTTATTGCTGTCTTTTGCATCAAAGATTCTTGCTGAAGCAAACGCGCTTTTGAAGTTGCAAGACAGTCCACCAGGGAAACCTTTTGCAACTCGATCAAGGGCACCTCCTTTACCATTTCTGCTCTCATCCCTTCTCCAGTCAAGACCACAAGTTAAGCTGCCTGAGGAGCAGTTTGGTGATGAGGATGGTATTGATGATGATTTGGAAGAGTCATCGGATTCTGAGGATGAATCTGAATATGATGATTTGCCACCATTTAAAAGTTTGACAAAGGCCCAGGTGGCCAAGCTTACTAGAGCTCAGAAAAAGGCATATTTTGACGAGTTAGAATATAGGGAAAAGCTTTTGATGAGGAAGCAGTTGAAGGAGGAGAAAAATCGACGAAAAATGGCGAAGAAAATGGCTGCTGCTGCTAAGGATTTGCCTAGTGATTACAGTGAAAATGCAGAAGAGGAAAGCGGTGGCGCTGCATCTGTGCCAGTTCCAATGCCAGATTTAGCATTGCCTGCTTCTTTTGATTCTGATAATCCCACACATCGGTATCGTTATCTTGATACCTCCAACCACTGGCTTGTGAGGCCTGTTCTAGAAACTCATGGTTGGGATCATGATGTTGGTTATGAAGGTATAAATGTAGAAAGATTGTTTGTGGTGAAAGACAAAATTCCTTTATCTTTTTCTGGGCAGGTAACAAAGGATAAAAAGGATGCCAATGTTCAAATGGAATTGGCAAGCTCTATAAAGCATGGGGATGGGAAATCCACTTCACTAGGTTTTGATATGCAGACTGTGGGGAAGGATTTGGCTTATACTTTACGTAGTGAGGCAAAGTTTTGTAATTACAAGAAGAATAAGGCAACAGCTGGTCTCTCAGTCACCCTCTTGGGTGACGCCTTATCAGCTGGACTGAAAGTTGAAGATAAATTGATTGTCAATAAACGGTTCCGAATGGTCCTGTCTGGGGGTGCAATGACTGGCCGTGGTGATGTAGCTTATGGTGGCAGTTTAGAGGCACAGCTGAGAGACAAGGATTATCCTTTGGGTCGTTCCCTATCGACACTTGGGCTCTCTGTCATGGATTGGCATGGAGATCTTGCTGTTGGTTGCAATATTCAATCTCAGGTGCCTATAGGGCGGTCTACAAATTTAATTGCTCGTGGAAATTTGAATAACAGGGGGGCAGGACAAATCAGTATTCGCATAAATAGCTCAGATCAGCTTCAAATAGCTTTGATTGGGCTACTTCCTCTGTTAAAGAAGCTGTTTGATTACCCTCAACAAATGCAGTTTGGACAATGA
- the LOC110642474 gene encoding dirigent protein 21 encodes MGMVELALAACFLVVILPMVSSSSEGSKEIDQWLQELTHAKQKVTHLHFYLHDIFSGRNPTVVEVAQSNMTHSSPTLFGLMNVMDDPLTEGPESTSKEVGRAQGFYGSSGQKEMGLLMAMSLVFTTGKFNGSSLTILGRNPAMEPHRELPIIGGSGVFRLARGFAALKTYYYNASNGDAIVEYNVAVIHY; translated from the coding sequence ATGGGAATGGTAGAATTAGCACTAGCGGCTTGCTTTCTTGTGGTAATTTTGCCAATGGTTAGTAGCTCTTCTGAAGGTTCCAAAGAAATTGATCAATGGCTTCAAGAGCTCACTCATGCTAAGCAGAAGGTGACCCATCTCCATTTCTACCTCCATGACATATTTTCTGGGCGAAACCCAACTGTGGTAGAAGTAGCCCAATCCAATATGACACATAGCTCGCCAACTCTATTTGGGCTGATGAACGTAATGGACGACCCATTGACCGAGGGGCCTGAATCAACATCGAAGGAGGTGGGGCGGGCTCAGGGGTTCTACGGGTCATCAGGGCAGAAGGAAATGGGTCTTCTCATGGCTATGAGCTTAGTTTTCACAACTGGGAAGTTCAATGGCAGCAGTCTCACAATTCTAGGCAGAAATCCAGCAATGGAACCCCATCGAGAGCTGCCCATCATCGGTGGGAGTGGCGTTTTCCGATTGGCGAGGGGTTTTGCTGCACTGAAAACATATTATTATAATGCAAGCAATGGAGATGCAATTGTTGAATATAATGTTGCAGTTATTCATTACTGA